A single Drosophila miranda strain MSH22 chromosome XR, D.miranda_PacBio2.1, whole genome shotgun sequence DNA region contains:
- the LOC117186343 gene encoding uncharacterized protein LOC117186343 translates to MPANKKIEGNAKAGSIPGDAGSVATATVVRRQMPPRACKSKSQSTARPSLTPSRQQPSRQQPSRQQPSRLATKPSLKPTTGSQAPSQTIAKSRPTGLETIFELPGEEDDGPTSSHGVAFGECQRRVLALGTGEKKRALSEKRCLKVRNTLGERSTRHMMTMRKFRATFDSVMLGGSDDAGESVGVAPAVAPGVPPVAAPGVPPVAAPEVARAGGNAVRNQLAPFVRRTSRRLKSLPPF, encoded by the exons atgcctgcaaataaaaaaattgAAGGAAACGCTAAAG CTGGGAGTATACCGGGGGATGCAGGATCGGTGGCAACCGCGACTGTGGTTCGGCGCCAAATGCCGCCGCGCGcctgcaagagcaagagccagagcaccGCCAGGCCCAGTCTTACTCCCAGCCGCCAGCAGCCCAGCCGCCAGCAGCCCAGCCGCCAGCAGCCCAGCCGCCTGGCCACGAAGCCCAGCCTGAAGCCGACCACCGGCTCCCAGGCGCCATCGCAGACCATCGCAAAGTCGAGGCCCACCGGTCTCGAGACTATTTTTGAACTGCCCGGCGAAGAGGACGACGGGCCCACCAGCAGCCATGGCGTGGCTTTCGGCGAGTGCCAGCGCCGCGTCCTCGCCCTGGGTacgggcgaaaaaaaaagagccCTGTCGGAGAAGCGCTGCCTGAAGGTGCGCAACACCTTGGGCGAACGCAGCACCCGGCACATGATGACAATGCGGAAGTTCCGCGCTACTTTTGACAGCGTAATGCTCGGGGGCTCGGACGATGCAGGCGAGTCGGTCGGAGTCGCTCCCGCAGTCGCACCCGGAGTCCCTCCCGTAGCTGCTCCCGGAGTCCCTCCCGTAGCTGCTCCCGAAGTCGCTCGCGCTGGAGGAAACGCCGTTAGAAATCAGCTGGCACCATTCGTGCGGCGCACGAGCAGGAGGCTCAAGAGTCTGCCTCCGTTTTAG
- the LOC108150892 gene encoding fatty acyl-CoA reductase wat, whose protein sequence is MNETNPSKTIRKAFSSTSSSRRSSSSNSSSNEGPSVHEEHQSEELGEAHQPEEEQDHQSEEEPLFEEAAAQASSTRTNSAGDDGPFTGAAAAGGTGSGSGTPVTDFYRGATVLITGGTGFVGKVLTEKLLRSFGLRKIYMLIRSKDNMSVQERLQGFFNESIFNRMREESPHLLAKVHPIRADYSAIDLDIDAADRAMLSSEVQIVFNVVASVKFNEKLSDAIDINVLGTKKILDLAMEMKQLKSFVHISTLYCNCNRKFINEQVYENEIGYEKIIQIYRTFDDETLEKMRHCLIGQMPNTYTMTKKCAENLVNHRALHMPAGIFRPPIVMSTYKDPFPGWTDNLYGPSGLCTWSARGLVRCIYGTAKCKANMVPADYVVNAMIATAWDIARRFKISATETDSKSELPVYNYVSDVNNITWGEYMRLSRNGFHEPFDKALWCFSYVIIPSKPLHCAIAFFLHNIPAYILDLIAMVTGQKRIYVKAYRKISRIIDMMAWFGLKEWKFSHRNIDELNELLPRGERTVLQFNIATINWSEYFRSYLSGIRRYFFKDNANDNKLQQRKTIYRRMLFLHTLLKTTFGLSLIMCMLKIYLRIFKIMPKIAL, encoded by the exons ATGAACGAAACGAATCCTAGTAAAA CCATCCGCAAGGCCTTCTCCTCCACCAGCTCTTCgagacgcagcagcagcagcaacagcagcagcaatgaGGGGCCTTCTGTCCACGAGGAACATCAGTCAGAGGAGCTGGGAGAGGCCCATCAGCCAGAGGAAGAGCAGGACCATCAGTCAGAGGAAGAGCCACTCTTCGAGGAGGCAGCCGCACAAGCCTCGAGCACCAGGACAAACAGTGCAGGAGATGATGGTCCCTTcactggtgctgctgctgctggtggcactggcagtggcagtggcacacCCGTTACGGATTTCTATAGAGGCGCCACCGTACTCATTACGGGCGGTACGGGTTTCGTTGGCAAAGTGTTAACAGAGAAATTGCTCCGTTCGTTTGGATTGCGTAAAATTTACATGCTGATACGCAGCAAGGACAACATGAGCGTGCAGGAGCGTTTGCAGGGATTTTTCAATGAATCG ATATTCAATAGAATGCGCGAGGAGTCACCGCATTTGTTGGCGAAGGTGCATCCGATACGCGCTGATTACAGTGCCATCGACCTGGACATTGATGCCGCCGACCGAGCAATGCTCTCGTCTGAGGTCCAG ATTGTATTCAATGTTGTGGCATCGGTGAAATTCAATGAAAAGCTAAGCGATGCCATTGATATAAATGTCTTGGGCACCAAGAAAATACTCGATTTGGCCATGGAAATGAAGCAGTTGAAG TCGTTTGTCCACATTTCGACACTGTACTGCAACTGCAATCGCAAATTTATCAACGAACAAGTGTACGAGAACGAAATTGGCTACGAAAAAATCATACAG ATCTATCGCACCTTTGATGATGAAACGCTAGAGAAGATGCGCCACTGCCTAATTGGCCAAATGCCCAACACCTATACAATGACCAAAAAGTGTGCAGAGAATCTGGTGAATCATCGGGCACTCCACATGCCGGCGGGCATCTTTCGACCGCCCATAG TAATGTCAACGTACAAGGATCCATTTCCCGGCTGGACTGATAATTTGTACGGGCCATCAGGTTTATGCACTTGGTCTGCCCGGGGACTCGTCCGTTGCATTTACGGTACGGCCAAATGCAAGGCGAACATGGTGCCCGCCGATTATGTGGTGAATGCCATGATAGCAACCGCCTGGGATATAGCCAGAAG ATTCAAGATAAGTGCCACCGAAACGGACTCCAAGTCAGAGCTACCCGTCTACAACTACGTATCCGACGTGAACAACATTACCTGGGGCGAGTACATGCGACTGTCGCGCAATGGCTTTCACGAGCCCTTCGACAAGGCGCTTTG GTGCTTCTCGTACGTTATAATACCATCGAAGCCTCTGCATTGTGCAATTGCATTTTTCTTGCACAATATCCCAGCTTATATTTTAGATTTAATTGCCATGGTCACCGGACAAAAGCGCAT CTATGTTAAGGCATATAGGAAAATCTCTCGCATCATCGATATGATGGCCTGGTTCGGTCTGAAGGAGTGGAAGTTCTCGCATCGGAATATTGACGAATTGAACGAGCTGTTGCCGAGAGGCGAGCGCACGGTGCTGCAGTTCAACATTGCCACGATTAATTGGAGCGAATATTTTCGCTCGTACCTCAGTGGCATCAGGCGCTACTTCTTTAAGGATAACGCTAACGATAATAAATTACAGCAGCGCAAAACTATTTATCGCAG GATGCTCTTCCTGCACACGCTGCTGAAGACAACATTTGGCCTTTCATTAATTATGTGCATGCTCAAGATTTATCTCAGGATTTTCAAAATTATGCCAAAGATTGCACTTTGA